The Daucus carota subsp. sativus chromosome 2, DH1 v3.0, whole genome shotgun sequence genome includes a window with the following:
- the LOC108208146 gene encoding probable receptor-like protein kinase At4g39110 — translation MEKRPRGLPLYVQVPLFSPSLSSSMAILVVLFSVFIVVPSVSSAGAPAKSDSFTPPDNYLLDCGSPQQTTLPDKRVFLSDQNSKEHINYEGKDLQVSVDKADVPLPIYRSAKVFSSEATYTFGMNKAGWHWIRLHFFPVPTNDANLQQSKFTVVSDSLVLLHEFSVGSGWVMKEYLVNVTNKQLSIKFTPVKDSTAFINAIEVVSAPDMLISDVGNSLVPVAQTSGLSQNSYQTIYRLNVGGPKIESQSDTLGRTWSEDIKYLKPENAGKNVSVEPKVIIYPDRNSPLIAPASVYASAMEMGDSNTVGPNFNVTWSLDVDTSFTYLVRLHFADIVSKSLNDLYFNVYVGGKKAISGLDLSTVAGDLASAYYKDFVVNSSMGVNSPLKVQIGPMNEAAGTKNALLNGLEVFKINNSVNSLDGEFGADGKTAGPSRGSVAAVGFAMMFGAFVGLGAMAVKWQKRPQDWQKSKSFSSWLLPIHAGDTSFMSSKTSLGSRKGAYSSTMGLGRFFSFAELQEATKNWDASAIVGVGGFGNVYLGEIDNGTKVAIKRGNPQSEQGINEFQTEIQMLSKLRHRHLVSLIGYCDENDEMILVYEYMSNGPLRDHLYGKNLPTLPWKQRLEICIGAARGLHYLHTGSAQGIIHRDVKTTNILLDDNFVAKMADFGLSKDGSNVEGQAYVSTAVKGSFGYLDPEYFRKQQLTDKSDVYSFGVVLLEVLCARAAINPALPREQVNLAEWALQWKRKDLLDKIMDPTLVEDINLESMKKFAEAAEKCLGEYGVDRPTMGDVLWNLEHALQLQEASLKAKSEEENNAVASGASPAVPSAPAATTSLDNRPVPSPQQTNKPAQVDPIDEHSGTAVFKQFAELNGR, via the coding sequence ATGGAAAAGAGGCCTAGAGGACTACCCCTTTATGTTCAGGTTCCTCTGTTTTCACCTTCTTTATCATCTTCAATGGCAATCCTCGTGGTTCTTTTCTCTGTCTTTATAGTTGTCCCTTCGGTATCATCTGCTGGTGCACCTGCAAAGTCTGATTCTTTCACCCCGCCTGATAATTATCTCCTTGATTGTGGTTCACCACAACAAACTACTCTACCTGATAAAAGGGTTTTTTTATCAGATCAAAACTCAAAAGAACATATCAATTATGAAGGAAAAGATTTACAGGTTTCTGTAGACAAGGCGGATGTTCCTCTCCCAATTTATCGTAGTGCCAAAGTATTTTCTTCAGAAGCAACTTATACATTTGGCATGAATAAAGCCGGTTGGCATTGGATCCGTCTACACTTCTTTCCGGTACCTACCAATGATGCCAATCTGCAACAATCTAAAttcactgttgtttctgattcATTAGTCCTCCTCCACGAATTTAGTGTTGGAAGCGGATGGGTTATGAAGGAGTATCTTGTTAATGTAACCAATAAACAACTATCAATTAAATTCACTCCTGTCAAGGATTCAACTGCATTTATCAATGCTATTGAGGTTGTTTCTGCTCCTGATATGTTGATCAGTGATGTTGGCAATTCATTGGTTCCTGTTGCACAAACCTCTGGCCTGTCTCAGAATTCTTACCAAACCATTTATCGCCTTAACGTAGGTGGTCCAAAGATTGAGTCTCAGAGTGACACCCTTGGACGAACATGGTCAGAAGATATCAAATATCTTAAACCTGAGAATGCAGGTAAAAATGTGTCTGTGGAGCCGAAGGTCATCATCTATCCTGATAGGAATTCTCCCTTGATTGCACCTGCATCGGTTTATGCTTCCGCCATGGAGATGGGTGATTCAAATACTGTAGGTCCCAATTTTAATGTTACTTGGTCTCTAGACGTTGACACATCATTTACATATTTAGTCCGCCTTCATTTTGCCGACATAGTGAGCAAATCCCTCAATGACCTGTATTTTAACGTGTATGTTGGTGGGAAAAAGGCAATTTCTGGGCTAGATTTGTCAACTGTTGCAGGAGATTTGGCATCAGCTTATTACAAAGACTTTGTAGTGAATTCTTCTATGGGTGTTAATAGTCCTCTCAAAGTTCAGATTGGTCCAATGAATGAAGCTGCGGGTACAAAGAACGCACTTCTTAATGGTCTAGAGGTGTTTAAAATTAACAATTCGGTTAATAGTCTGGATGGTGAGTTTGGTGCTGATGGGAAGACTGCAGGTCCAAGTCGTGGCTCGGTGGCAGCAGTTGGATTTGCTATGATGTTTGGAGCGTTTGTTGGTTTGGGTGCCATGGCAGTGAAATGGCAAAAGAGGCCTCAAGATTGGCAGAAGAGCAAAAGCTTCTCTTCATGGTTGCTTCCTATTCATGCTGGAGATACAAGCTTTATGTCAAGCAAGACTTCTTTGGGATCCCGAAAGGGCGCTTATTCATCAACAATGGGATTAGGTCGGTTCTTTTCCTTTGCTGAGTTGCAAGAAGCCACCAAAAACTGGGATGCTAGTGCTATTGTTGGTGTTGGAGGATTCGGAAATGTGTACCTTGGTGAGATTGATAATGGAACCAAAGTTGCCATAAAACGTGGCAATCCACAATCTGAGCAAGGTATCAATGAATTCCAGACAGAAATCCAGATGCTTTCCAAGCTTCGACATCGCCACTTAGTGTCACTCATTGGATATTGTGATGAAAATGATGAGATGATCTTGGTTTATGAGTACATGTCAAATGGGCCTTTGAGAGACCATTTGTATGGAAAGAACTTGCCCACTCTCCCTTGGAAACAAAGGCTTGAAATATGCATAGGTGCAGCTCGCGGTCTTCATTACCTTCACACAGGCTCAGCTCAAGGCATCATTCACCGTGATGTCAAGACCACTAATATATTGCTTGATGATAACTTTGTTGCAAAAATGGCTGATTTTGGGCTCTCAAAAGATGGTTCAAATGTCGAAGGACAAGCTTATGTGAGCACTGCAGTTAAAGGCAGTTTTGGTTACCTGGACCCTGAGTACTTCAGAAAACAACAACTAACTGATAAGTCTGATGTCTACTCATTCGGAGTTGTGCTTTTGGAAGTACTCTGTGCACGCGCTGCTATTAATCCAGCCTTGCCTAGGGAACAAGTGAACTTGGCAGAATGGGCATTGCAGTGGAAGCGAAAAGACCTTCTTGACAAGATCATGGATCCTACTCTTGTTGAAGACATCAACCTCGAGTCCATGAAAAAATTCGCAGAGGCTGCCGAGAAGTGTTTGGGAGAATACGGTGTTGATAGACCAACAATGGGAGACGTCTTGTGGAATCTTGAACATGCTTTGCAACTTCAGGAGGCTTCTTTAAAAGCAAAGAGTGAAGAGGAAAACAATGCAGTGGCAAGTGGAGCTTCCCCTGCTGTTCCCTCAGCTCCTGCTGCTACTACTAGCCTAGATAACAGGCCTGTTCCATCGCCTCAACAGACTAACAAACCAGCTCAAGTTGATCCTATCGATGAACATTCTGGAACTGCAGTGTTTAAACAGTTTGCTGAGCTAAATGGCCGCTAA
- the LOC108208298 gene encoding RING-H2 finger protein ATL68, which yields MSSSTATASSAQPPLSTADFTYAVPIALAFLATLVLASYLCFRLTRHNQTLNPAPSFSSATSSFDTSGVRIIFVAEDQDMQAAVGVDPRVINSYPKFPFSNKSLKSTDPMCPICLCDYKEAEMLRMLPECEHCFHVYCVDAWLKLSASCPVCRNSPMPTPLSQLVPPSHYNANLPR from the coding sequence ATGTCATCCTCCACCGCCACCGCCAGCAGCGCCCAACCACCCCTCTCCACCGCAGACTTCACTTACGCCGTCCCCATCGCACTGGCCTTCCTCGCAACCCTCGTCCTCGCATCCTACCTATGTTTTCGCCTCACCCGCCACaaccaaaccctaaaccctgcCCCCTCCTTCAGCTCAGCCACCTCATCTTTCGACACCAGCGGCGTGCGCATAATCTTCGTAGCTGAAGATCAAGACATGCAAGCTGCTGTCGGAGTTGATCCACGTGTCATCAATTCCTACCCCAAGTTTCCCTTCTCCAATAAGAGTTTGAAGAGTACTGATCCCATGTGTCCGATTTGTTTGTGCGATTACAAGGAAGCGGAGATGCTGAGGATGTTGCCCGAATGTGAGCATTGTTTTCACGTGTATTGCGTGGATGCTTGGTTGAAGCTGAGTGCTTCTTGCCCTGTTTGTCGCAATTCTCCTATGCCCACGCCCTTGTCTCAGCTTGTGCCTCCTTCACACTATAATGCTAATCTTCCGAGGTGA
- the LOC108208268 gene encoding uncharacterized protein LOC108208268, translated as MVGSEQIRPLAPASDRHTSDHNVNIQTAKTKPLKTRTWFRVSIYIAAFFLLIAIVTVILIFTIFKIKNPKINLNQISINQLDLTNATSILTSQNISLTAHVSVKNPNYATFKYPNTNTNLYYRETVIGQARGPAGEAKARRTAYINETVDVMIVKLVSNPRFQSDIRSTLLPITSYTIVGGRIKVLNFIRRHISVSLNCSVLVNLTSQAIKEQKCSRKVKL; from the coding sequence ATGGTCGGAAGTGAGCAAATCAGGCCATTAGCCCCGGCCTCCGACCGCCATACAAGCGACCACAATGTCAATATCCAAACAGCCAAGACAAAACCTCTGAAAACAAGAACATGGTTCAGAGTCTCTATCTACATTGCAGCATTTTTTCTCCTCATAGCCATAGTCACCGTGATCTTGatatttacaattttcaaaatcaagaacCCGAAAATTAACTTGAACCAGATCTCAATCAACCAACTTGATCTGACCAATGCGACATCAATATTAACAAGCCAAAACATATCTCTGACAGCACATGTCTCCGTCAAGAACCCAAATTATGCAACATTCAAGTATCCCAACACGAATACGAACCTGTATTACCGTGAGACAGTCATTGGACAAGCCAGAGGACCTGCAGGCGAGGCAAAGGCGAGGCGCACTGCCTATATTAATGAAACAGTGGATGTGATGATCGTGAAATTAGTGAGTAATCCCAGGTTTCAAAGTGACATAAGATCTACGTTGTTGCCGATCACTAGCTACACAATAGTTGGAGGGAGGATCAAAGTGTTGAATTTTATAAGGAGACATATTAGTGTGAGCTTGAACTGTAGTGTGCTGGTAAATCTAACAAGCCAGGCCATTAAAGAACAGAAATGCAGTAGAAAGGTCAAATTATAG
- the LOC108206467 gene encoding F-box/kelch-repeat protein At3g61590 translates to MQGDTDTSWVSHSLDSIVRNIGVFNSYSELSDEENNESTTVSVDLILPDDLLELILAYLPVASIIRVGCVCKRWHEIVSSMRFLKSLTHTVPQKPWYFMFTSSDEPIGHAFDPLLRKWYSIPLPCIETSSWFIASSCGLVCFMDNDSRSELYVCNPITKYYREIEEPPGVKFCDYSALAISVKKASYCYNVSVVKSVQVQGNFFEWEVSIHVYESETMTWATPLVEVLTGWRGGDESVICNGVLFFLIYSTGGGMPENRHGLVAYNLSGRLSHGSLMRGFIPMPCPLTCGRLMNLKDKLVMVGGIGKHDRPGIIKGIGIWLLNGKVWQEISRMPHKFFQGFGEFDDVFASSGTGDLIYIQSYGSPALLVFDFNQKQWKWSQKCPVTKRFPLQLFTGFSFEPRLEIFP, encoded by the coding sequence ATGCAAGGGGATACGGATACGTCATGGGTCAGTCATTCTCTTGACAGCATCGTAAGAAACATTGGTGTGTTTAATTCATATTCAGAGCTAAGTGATGAAGAGAACAATGAAAGTACAACTGTTTCGGTGGATTTAATCTTGCCTGATGACTTGTTAGAACTAATCCTGGCTTATCTTCCTGTTGCAAGCATCATTAGAGTGGGTTGTGTGTGCAAAAGATGGCATGAAATTGTTAGTTCAATGAGGTTTTTGAAGAGCCTCACGCACACTGTGCCCCAAAAACCTTGGTATTTTATGTTCACAAGCTCGGATGAGCCAATTGGTCATGCCTTCGACCCCCTTCTTCGGAAGTGGTATAGCATACCACTTCCCTGCATCGAGACATCCAGTTGGTTCATTGCTTCTTCATGTGGATTGGTTTGTTTCATGGATAATGATAGTAGAAGTGAGCTATATGTATGCAACCCAATCACTAAATACTACCGGGAAATTGAGGAACCTCCAGGTGTGAAATTTTGTGATTACAGTGCATTGGCAATCTCAGTTAAGAAGGCATCTTATTGTTACAATGTGTCAGTTGTGAAATCTGTACAAGTCCAGGGAAATTTTTTTGAGTGGGAAGTATCCATTCACGTTTACGAATCTGAAACAATGACTTGGGCAACCCCTTTGGTAGAGGTTTTAACTGGTTGGAGAGGGGGTGATGAGAGTGTGATTTGCAATGGGGTCTTGTTCTTCCTGATATACTCGACTGGTGGTGGCATGCCAGAGAACCGTCACGGATTAGTAGCTTATAATTTATCTGGTCGGTTGTCCCATGGCTCGTTGATGAGGGGGTTTATACCAATGCCATGTCCTCTTACTTGCGGCCGTCTTATGAACCTAAAGGACAAGTTGGTAATGGTTGGAGGCATAGGGAAACACGACCGACCTGGTATAATTAAGGGCATTGGTATTTGGCTTCTGAATGGTAAAGTCTGGCAAGAGATTTCTCGCATGCCCCACAAGTTTTTTCAAGGATTTGGTGAGTTTGATGATGTTTTTGCTAGCAGTGGTACAGGTGACCTCATATACATCCAGAGTTATGGATCTCCTGCTCTCCTTGTGTTCGACTTTAACCAGAAGCAATGGAAGTGGTCTCAAAAATGTCCAGTTACAAAGAGGTTTCCCCTTCAGCTCTTTACTGGATTTAGCTTCGAGCCTAGACTTGAAATATTCCCGTGA
- the LOC108208283 gene encoding probable methyltransferase At1g29790: MDIKKLGKYSRAPSFFFVVGSLTLLVCIATLSKFYSLRTFVISDTFCNFSNPVRDGSADKYMKQTLDTVIQKIKEEINNTRDLPDESSHGPRFSAFLVDILGMIELVQESLPHIDTSELQNGEPHAVHPLVRRKQNSDAAEYFLIEEIRKYVRIKPNRLRKQNFMGANGTFTSIGHSCFIMKKELEEYMDYDIGDICQDDWRLAQKLMVHGCDPLPRRRCLSRAPQLYTKPLPISESLWTLPDNRNVRWSQYLCKNFSCLANNVTRKGFFKCADCFNFTHHELPRWIIPEYQDPSSNLTADFLITEVLDLNPGEIRIGLDFSIGTGTFAARMREHNVTIVSASINLGAPFNEMIALRGLIPLYLTINQRLPFFDNTLDLIHTTRFLDGWIDFVLLDFVLYDWDRVLRPGGLLWIDSFFCLKEDLNDYLESFKMLRYKKHKWVTIPKIDKDDKEVFFSAVLEKPPRPF, encoded by the coding sequence ATGGACATCAAGAAGTTGGGTAAATACAGCAGAGCACCCAGCTTTTTCTTTGTTGTCGGGTCCCTTACTCTCCTTGTTTGTATCGCTACATTATCAAAATTCTACTCTCTCAGAACTTTTGTTATTTCTGACACGTTCTGCAACTTCAGTAATCCTGTGAGAGATGGCAGTGCCGATAAGTACATGAAGCAAACTCTGGATACTGTTATTCAGAAAATCAAAGAAGAAATCAATAATACAAGAGATTTGCCAGATGAATCGTCACATGGCCCAAGATTTAGTGCTTTTCTTGTTGATATTTTGGGTATGATTGAGCTAGTTCAGGAATCCCTCCCACATATTGATACAAGTGAGCTGCAAAATGGTGAACCTCACGCTGTGCACCCTTTAGTAAGGCGAAAACAGAATTCTGATGCTGCTGAATACTTCTTGATTGAAGAGATCCGCAAGTATGTGAGGATCAAACCAAATAGATTGCGGAAACAGAACTTTATGGGCGCTAATGGAACCTTCACCAGCATAGGCCATTCTTGTTTTATTATGAAGAAAGAGCTAGAGGAATACATGGATTACGATATTGGAGATATCTGCCAAGATGATTGGAGACTAGCTCAAAAACTGATGGTCCATGGCTGTGATCCACTACCTAGAAGAAGGTGTCTCTCACGAGCTCCTCAACTATATACCAAGCCATTGCCAATAAGCGAGTCATTGTGGACACTTCCTGATAACAGAAATGTTCGCTGGAGTCAATATCTATGCAAGAACTTCAGTTGCCTAGCAAACAATGTCACCCGCAAAGGGTTCTTCAAGTGTGCAGACTGTTTCAACTTCACTCATCATGAATTGCCTAGATGGATCATACCCGAATACCAAGACCCGAGCTCAAATCTAACTGCAGATTTTCTTATAACAGAAGTGCTGGATTTAAATCCAGGAGAGATTAGAATCGGCTTAGATTTTAGTATCGGGACAGGCACTTTTGCTGCTAGAATGAGGGAGCACAATGTAACCATAGTTTCTGCATCCATCAATCTCGGGGCACCATTTAACGAAATGATTGCTCTTCGAGGCCTAATCCCTCTTTACCTGACCATAAATCAACGGCTACCCTTCTTTGATAACACACTAGATTTGATTCACACAACAAGATTTCTTGATGGTTGGATAGATTTTGTTCTGTTGGACTTTGTATTGTATGATTGGGACAGAGTTTTGAGGCCAGGGGGTTTGTTGTGGATCGACAGCTTCTTCTGTTTGAAGGAAGATCTGAATGATTACTTAGAATCATTCAAAATGCTAAGGTATAAGAAGCACAAATGGGTAACTATCCCCAAAATTGATAAAGATGACAAGGAAGTATTCTTTTCTGCTGTTCTAGAAAAACCACCAAGACCCTTTTGA